The genomic DNA CATTACAATTATAGTTGATTATTTTGGTGGGTTTCCACTCTCTTTACATCCCGAGAGCATCGTAATTTCTCTTGTCATTAGTATGGTGATTGGTATCCTGGCTGGTATCTACCCTGCTATTCAGGGAACAAAGTATGAACCCGTCAATGTTCTTTATGCGTGAGCAATGAGCAAAGCAATATCCAATAACCAGATAGACACAATAACCAATTACCAAATAACAATAACCAGACAAATTCTAAGTTTGTAATTTGATTATTGGTTATTTATCTATATGCTGGAGAGCCTTTTCTGAAAGTGTTTTAAGAACAATTTCAGAGGAATCGTTCAATATTTCTCTGTATATTTTCTTTGCCTCTTCATTTTTTCCTTTTATATAGTATATCTTACCGAGATAGAGTTTAGCTATCTTATAAGTTTTTCCTTGTTTTTCATTTGCAATCTTTTGAAATATGTCTTCTGCTTTTTTCAAATCATCTTCCCTTCCATTCAGGCTGTATTCTTCAAAGCTTCTTATCCCTTGAAAAAGTATGAGCTGTGCCCTTTCATTTTTCTTTTGGTCATGCAACCTGTAACCATACACAGAAAGGCTGACAATACAGAAAATCGCAACCCCGACAATACACAGTTTGAGGTTTGCTCGGATGAATTTAACGGTAGATTCTATTGTTTTGATTAATATATCAGGTTTTTTTATCTCTTCCTTTATTTTCTTTCTTGCCATGGTTGTTGGTATTTCAACATATTAAACTTATCTATGTCAACATTAAGAATTAGGTGATAGCCAGTAGTTCATGGTAACTACGAAGTAGTATGCATCAAAATCGTCTGTTTGGTCTATCTGGTCTGTTTTGTCTTTATGACCGGATAGACTGAAGAGACTGAATAGATGAGATAGACAAAATTACTGCTTAGCGCCTACTGCCTACTCCTTACTGTCTGTTGTATCTCCTTGCTGCCTTAATATATACCCTTACCCTTCTTATATTTTTATCTCCTACTATTCGGGAGAGGGTTTCTTCGTCATACTTAGAAAGTTCTTGTATATTTTTTACTCCCTGTTTTCTTAGTTTTGAAAAGTTTTTATATCCCAGACCTTTTAGATGAAGTAATGCAACCAATTCACCTTCCTCCTTATTCAGTTGGTTCACGTCTATTCCGAAGCTCGTTTTAACCCCTTTTGCTATGAAAAGACCGAGTTTTTCCTGTTCAATAAAGGATAGTTTATCTATTTTTGTTGCATATGAGGAAACAGTGTATCTGTCTATCATCGGGAAGGATAAAATGGATATGGCAGTAGCAATTAATGTGATAGGATACAATGGTTTTTTGTGAATCGACCTCCCGTTTAAAAGGTTTACAAGGGTAATTGTTTCAAGCCCGAAAACCAGGAAGCCTATATAACCAGGGATGGGCATTTCAAAGATTTTTAAATCTTCAAAAAGGGGCACACTGTATATCCACTTTGAGATAGACCAATAGTTCCATATTTCCCATAATAGCCCGCATATAAGTCCTGAAATCATTGCAGCAATGAAGTTCCCCATGCTGCCCCTTTCGAAATCTTTCATAAAGGAGGCATGCCCCCTTATGTAATTGT from Pseudomonadota bacterium includes the following:
- a CDS encoding tetratricopeptide repeat protein, translating into MARKKIKEEIKKPDILIKTIESTVKFIRANLKLCIVGVAIFCIVSLSVYGYRLHDQKKNERAQLILFQGIRSFEEYSLNGREDDLKKAEDIFQKIANEKQGKTYKIAKLYLGKIYYIKGKNEEAKKIYREILNDSSEIVLKTLSEKALQHIDK